In Sphingomonas sp. SUN019, the genomic window GCGGATGGCTCGCCAACAGGCAAGGCCCGCACTAGATGGGGGCTGGCGCTTACAGGAAGGTCTCCCGCACTTGTTCCGTTCGATCACTTCGGTGCTGACGCTGGTCGGCCTGTCCTTCTCGCTGCCGGCGTGCGCCGAGCCGGCGCCCGTCGTCACCAAGGACGCCGATCCCGCGCTGTGGGTTTTGCGCGACAAGGACACGACGATCTATCTGTTTGGCACGATCCACGTCCTGAAACCCGGCATGACGTGGTTCGACGAAGCGGTGAAGAAGGCGTTCGACCGGTCGGGGACGCTGGTGCTCGAAATGGTCGAACCCGATCAGGAGACGCAGACCCGCGTGGTGATGGAAAAGGCCTTTACCCCGCCCGGACCCGGCCTTGGCGAGCGCCTGCCCGCGGACAAGCGCGCGGTGTTCGACAAGGCGATCACCGACAATGGATACCAGGCCGCGCAGTTCGAACGGATGCGGCCGTGGTTCGCCGCGATCAGCCTGTCGATCGGGCCGGTGCGCAAGCTCGGCTACGATCCCGCCAACGGGCCGGAGGGCATCCTGACCGCGGCGGCGAAGCGGCAGAAGAAGCAGGTCATGGGGCTGGAGACGTTCGAGGGGCAGATGTCGGTGTTCGACGGCCTGTCGAATGCGGGCGAGATGAAGCTGCTGGAAAGCACGATCGACGAACTGCCCAAGGCGGCGGAGACAATGGAGAAGATGGTCGCGAACTGGGCAGCGGGCGATCCCGATGCGCTGGCCGCGGAAATGAACACATCGCTGAAAGATTCGCCCGAGGTCGCGCGCGCGTTGCTGACCAATCGCAACAGCCAGTGGGCGGCGTGGATCGCGGAGCGGATGCGCACGCCGGGCCGCGTGTTCATCGCGGTCGGGGCCGGGCATCTGGCCGGGCCGGGCAGCGTGCAGGAGCAGTTGAAGCGGTACAAGCTGCAGGCGGTGCGGGTGCGGTACTAACTTAAATCCTCCCCGGCACGGGGAGGGGGACCGCGAAGCGGTGGAGGGGCAGCCTCAGGCGACGGACCTGCTTGGCTGCCCCTCCGTCACGCCTTCGGCGCGCCACCTCCCCGTGCCGGGGAGGAGTGGGGAGGATTGCTTTCCCGGCCCTCCCCCGCTATGCGCGCCCGCTTCCGGTCATGGTCATCCCTGGAGGCGTGGCGCGGAAGGTACACTTACGTTTCGGAGAATATTGATGAGCGACCAATTGACGCTCGCAGCCGAGACGCGTGACCGGGTTGGCAAGGGAGCCTCCCGTTCGCTGCGTCGCGAAGGCCGCGTGCCCGCCGTGATCTACGGCCAGAACAAAGAGCCGACCGCGATCCATATCGAGGAAAAGGCGCTGATGAAGGCGCTGAACACCGGCCACTTCATGACCACCGTGTGCATGATCAACGGCCAGCGCACGCTGCCGAAGGACGTGGCGTTCCACGTCGTCACCGATCGCCCGGTGCACGTCGATTTCCTGCGCATCTCGGCGCACACGACCGTGACGGTCGCGGTGCCCGTGGTGTTCGTGGACGAAGAAGAAGCGCCCGGCATCAAGACCGGCAACGGCGTGCTGAACGTCGTCCGCCACGAAGTCGAACTGGTGTGCGACGCGTCGAACATCCCGAGCGAGATCACGATCAGCCTGGCCGGTCGCGAGATCGGCGATTCGATCCACATCTCTGACGTGACCTTGCCGAAGGGCGTCGAGCCCGCGGTCGACGACCGCGACTTCACGATCGCGACGATCGTGCCGCCGACCGTGCCGACCGCCGAGGACGAGGCGCTCGACGCCGAAGTCGCCGAAGCGCAGGCCGCAGAGCATGAAGAAGCCGTGGCCGAGGCCGAAGGCGAGACCGCCGAAGGTGGCGACGACGCTGCCGAGGGCGACGAGGAAGCCAAGCCGGAGTGATCGGACTTCCCTCTCCCCTTCCGGGGAGAGGGTGGCCGAGCGTAGCGAGGGCGGGAGAGGGGCAGTTCGGCAGCGGCCGTGCGCGGTACACTGCCCCTCTCCCCAACCCTCTCCCCGGAGGGGAGAGGGAGAAGAACACGATGCAACTCTGGGTCGGCCTCGGGAATCCCGGCGCGCAATATGCGATGCACCGGCACAATGTCGGGTTCATGGCGGTCGACGCGATCGCGGCGGTGCACGGCTTCGGCGCGGTGCAGAAGAAATTTCAGGGCTGGCTGCAGGAGGGGCGGATCGGCGGCGGCAAGGTGCTGCTGCTGAAGCCCGCAACCTTCATGAACGACAGCGGGCGCAGCGTCGGTGAGGCGCTGCGCTTCTACAAGCTCGACATGGACGCCCTGACCGTGTTCCACGACGAACTCGACCTCGCGCCGATGAAGGTGAAGGTGAAGCAGGGCGGCGGGACCGCGGGGCATAACGGCCTGCGTTCGATCGACCAGCATCTCGGCCCCGATTTCCGCCGCGTGCGGATCGGCATCGGTCATCCGGGGCACAAGGACCGCGTGACCGGCCATGTGCTAGGCAATTACGCCAAGAGTGAGATCGACGCGCTGTCCGATCTGCTCGGCGCGGTGGCGGCGGAGGCGGAATGGCTGGCGAAGGGCGACGACGTGCGCTTCATGAACGACGTCGCGCTGCGATTGCAGGACGCCTGACGTGGCGGTCCGCGCGCTGTTCCCCACCCTGTTCTACGAAGCCGCGCTGGACGACGACGCGCTGCTCGACGAACTCGACGCGTCGGTCCGCGCGCTGGCGGCCGACGATCGCGCGGGGCGGGCGTGGTCGAAGGCGCACGGGTATGTCGGCTACACCAGCTACGCGTCGCTGAACGACCTGCCGACCCGCGATCCGGCGTTTGCCGATCTGAAGCGGCTGCTCGACCGCCACGTCGCGGCGTTCGCGAAGGAATGCGCGTTCGACCTGGGCGGCAAGCGGCTGAAGCTCGACAGCCTGTGGGTCAATCTGATGCGCAAGGGCGCGACGCATTCGGGGCATATCCACCCGCACAGTGTGGTGTCGGGCACGCTCTATGTCGCGGTCCCGCCGGGGTCGGGCGCGCTGAAACTGGAAGACCCGCGGCTGCCGATGATGATGGCCGCACCGCTGCGACCCGACACGTTCGTCTATGCCGAGCCGCAGCGGGGCAGCGTGTTCCTGTGGGAAAGCTGGCTGCGGCACGAGGTGACGCCGAGCGCGGCGAAGGACGACCGGATCAGCATCAGCTTCAACTATCGGTGATTGATAGGGCGATCTGGATCTTTGCTCTGACAAGAAGCCTCCGTCATTCCCGCGAAGGCGGGAATCCATAACCCTGTGCAGCGATTATGGATTCCCGCCCTCGCGGGAATGACGATCGAGCCTTAACTTCGTCAAATAGACTGAAACCTGCCCTGCGATGAACCGACGCGGCACGGCCGGTTCAGGAATGCTGCCCTATCACGCGGATCGAGCAAGCATCGAAGGAGTTACGGTGCCATGAGTATTCGACGCAATTTTCGCCTGCGCGCAGGGCTAGCCACCGCCGCGCTGGCCGCCGCTCTGTCGGTATCGGCGTGCGACCGCGCGACCCAGGCGACGGTCGATCAGAGCGCGACCGGTAGCGCACGACTACCCGACCTTCCCGCCACGCTGCCGCTGACTACGGGTGACGCTACCCCCGTCAGCTATGCGCCGCGCGCGTCGGCGTTGCCCGACGTCGCGCCAATCCGCACCGTGCGCGTCGCCAACGACAAGGCGCAGTACGCCTATGCCGATCAGGCCTATGGCTTCAGCGACGCGCTGGGCGATGCGCCGCCCGATTACGGTTTCGACTATGGCGATTCGGATCCCTGGGCGTGGCAGGGCTATGACGACAGCCAGGTCTTCGCGGAGCCGATCGACGGCGGTTATCGCCAGTATTTCTACCGCCCCGGCGCGGATCAGCCCTATTTCGTGCGCGATCCCGATTACGGCTATGGCTATGATAACGGCCAGCTGGCGGTGGTGTACGACGACGATGGCGGCGTGGTGCCGTGGGCCGATTACGGGCCGCGCGTGACCTATGCGTCGCGCTATCTTGTGCGCGGGCGCGATCTGTACCGCGCGTCGCGCCAGCGCCGCCGCCCGGTGATCGCCGCGAATTGGGCGAACCGCGCGCCGGTGATCCTGCAATCGCGCCGCAACTGGGGTCGAGCGGTCGAGCGTCAGCCCGAATGGGCGTCGTATCGCCAGAATTACGAGCCGCGCGAGCGCACCTACTGGCAGCAGGAATCGGTCCGGCGCGAGGCCGATGCGCGGCGCTATGCGAACTGGCAGCGGAACGAGTTCCGCAGCGCCGCGCCGCCGCGCGCGATCCCGGCGAACTGGCAGCGCGCCGATTGGGCGCGCGACGAGCGCCGCTATGCGCCGGTCCGACTGGAGAGCCGCGAGCAGGCGGAACAGCAACGCGACCGCCAGCAGCAGATCGCGCGGCGGCAGGCGCAGGCCGAACGGCAAGCGCAGCGCCGCGAGCAGATCGCGGAACGCCAACAGAATTTGGCGCGCCGCGACGCGATCGGCGACCGGCGCGACGATTGGCGTGACGACCGGCGCAACGATCTGCAAAACCAGCGCGCACGGCAGGATCGCCGTCAGCAACAAATGGCGCAACGCGACCAGCGCCAGCAGGCGCAAACGCAGCGCGCTGACCGCCAGCAGGCGCAGGCCGCGCGCCGCGAGCAGATCGCCGAGCGTCGGCAGGCCAGCCAACGCCAGCAGGCTGAGCGGACCCAGCGTCAGCGCGACCAGGCGGGACAGCGTCAGCAGGACGCGCGCGCGCAGGCTCAGCGTCAACAACGCGAACAGGCGCAAGCGCAACGTCAGCAGCGGACGCAGGCGCAAGCCGCCGAACGCCAGCGCGCGCAGCGGGCCGAGCGTTCGCAGGAGCGTCAGCGCGCCCAGCAAACGCAACGCGCCGAGCGCCAACAGGCGCAAACCGCACAACGCCAGCAAGCGCGGCAAGCCCAACGCGCCGAGCGTTCGCAGGCCCAGGCCACGCAGCGTCAGCAGGCGCAACAATCCCAGCGCGCGGAGCGTCAGCAAGCCCAGGCTGCACAACGCCAGCAGGCGCAGCAGTCCCAGCGCGCCGAGCGTCAGCAGGCGCAGGCTGCACAACGCCAGCAGGCGCAGCAGGCCCAGCGCGCAGAACGGCAGCAGGCGCAGGCCGCCCAGCGCCAGCAGCAGGCTGCCCGTCAGCAACAGCAGTCGGCGCAGCGCGATCAGGCGCGCGCGCAACAACAGGCCGCTCGCCAGCAGGAACGCGCCGCGCGTCAGCAGCAGCCGCGCGCCGAGCACGGCGGCGGCGGCGAGCGCGGCGGCGGGCGGGATCGTCCCGAACGGTAGCGCACGCGTTTCGCCGGGGTAGCGTAGCGGGGGCCGAGCCTGTATCGGCCCCCGCAACAACTCCCCGATCACAGGAACGACCATGGGTTTCCGCTGCGGCATCGTGGGCCTGCCCAATGTGGGCAAGTCCACCCTCTTCAACGCGCTCACCGAGACCGCGGCGGCGCAGGCCGCGAACTATCCGTTCTGCACGATCGAGCCCAATGTCGGGAACGTCGCGGTGCCCGACCCGCGGCTGGATAAACTCGCCGCGATCGCGCATTCGGCGAAGATCATCGAGACGCAATTGGGCTTCGTCGACATCGCCGGGCTGGTGCGCGGCGCGTCGAAGGGCGAAGGGCTGGGCAACCAGTTCCTCGGCAACATCCGCGAGGTCGACGCGATCGTGCACGTGTTGCGGTGTTTCGATGGCGGCGACGTGACCCACGTCGAGGGCAAGGTCGATCCGATCGCCGATGCCGAGACGGTCGAGACAGAGCTGATGCTGTCCGACCTCGAAAGCCTGGAGAAGCGCGTCCCGAACCTGATCAAGAAGGGCCAGCAGGGCGACAAGGAAGCCAAGATCGGCGCGTCGGTGCTGGGACAGGCGCTGGAATTGCTGCGCGAGGGGAAGCCCGCGCGACTGACGCAGCCGAAGGACATCGAGGAAGCTCGCGTCTTCGCGCAGGCGCAGCTGATCACCGCCAAGCCGGTGCTGTACGTCTGCAACGTCGACGAGGGCGACGCCGCGAACGGCAACGCGCACTCGGCGCGGGTGTTCGAGAAGGCCAAGGCCGAGGGCGCGGAAGCGGTAGTCGTCTCCGCCGCAATCGAGGCGGAGATCGCGACGATGCCGGTCGAGGACCGCGGCGAATTCCTGGCCGAACTGGGGCTGGAGGAAACCGGCCTCGCCCGCGTCATCACCGCGGGGTACAAATTGCTCCACCTGCTGACCTTCTTCACGGTCGGGCCGAAGGAAGCGCGCGCGTGGACCGTGGAGGTCGGCGCAAAGGCCCCGCAGGCGGCGGGCGCGATCCACAGCGATTTCGAACGCGGCTTCATCCGGGCGGAAACGATCGCGTTCGACGATTATGTGGCGCTGGGCGGCGAAAGCGGCGCGCGCGACGCAGGGAAATTGCGGCAGGAGGGCAAGGAATATGTCGTCCACGACGGCGACGTATTGCTGTTCCGGTTCAACGTCTGAGCGCGTAGTCTCGCCCCCGAAACGATCGGGAGCGGACGCATGATTCTCTATGGCAACAGCCTGTCGCCCTTCGTGCGCAAGGTGCTGGCCTATGGCGCGGAGAAGGGTCTTTCGTTCGATCTGGTCGCGGCGGGCATGGGACAGGGCGGGCCGGACTTCGTCGAATGTTCGCCGTTCGGGAAGATGCCGGGCTTTCGCGATCCCGGCGCAGATGGGGGGCGCGATTTCACGATTTCGGATTCGACCGCGATCATCGCCTATCTGGAGGCGAAACACCCCGAACCGGTGATGATCCCGGCCGATCCGGTCGCCCGCGCGCGCGTGATCTGGTTCGAGGAATTCGCCGACACGATCGTGACGAAAATGGGCGGCGCGGTGTTCTTCAACCGGATCGTCGCGCCGAAATTCCTGAAACAGCCGGGCGACGAGGCGGCGGCCGTCAACGCGATCGACAACGAACTGCCGCCGATCATGGATTATCTGGAGCGCATCGTCCCCGACGACGGCTTCCTGGTCGGCGATGCGATCACGCTGGCGGATATCGCGGTCGCCTCCCCGTTCGTGAATATCGCGCACGTCGGCGTGACGCCCGACGCGGCGCGCTGGCCGCGCGCGATGGCGTATATCGATGCGATCCACGCCCGCTCGAGTTTCGCGCCGGTGATCGCGGGCGAACGCGAATTTCTCGCGAGGCTCGGCTGAGCGGGGGGGCCACAGCACAAGGACTTTCGCACGTCATGCAGCGGGGCTAGGGACGCGCGCATGATCCGTTGTCTTACCCTCGCCGCGGCGCTGGCGCTCGGCGCGTGCGCCTACCCGTACACCCCGCCCGCGCTGACCCCGGTCACGCAGCCCGCGCCCGCCGCGAACGCGGCGGTCGCAGCGGCAGCGGAAACGGGCGCGCCCGTTACGATCCTGATCTCGATCGATGGCTTCCGGCCCGATTATCTCGATCGCGGCGTGACGCCCAATCTTTCGCGACTGGCGAACGAGGGCGTGACCGGGCCGATGCGGCCGTCCTTCCCGTCGAAGACCTTCCCCAATCACTGGTCGATCGTCACCGGCCTCACCCCCGACCACCACGGCATCGTCGCCAACAATTTCGAGGATGCGGGGCACCCCGAAGAGCCGTTCACGATGGCCTCGGACGACCCGTTCTGGTGGAACGCGGCCGAGCCGATCTGGGTGACCGCGGAGAAGGCCGGCATCCCGACCGCGACGATGTTCTGGCCCGGCGCGAACGTCGCGTGGGGCGGGACGCGCGCGAAGGCGTGGCCCAACGACGTGACCGGCGGCACGCGCCCGCACGACTGGCAGCAGTTCAATCA contains:
- a CDS encoding TraB/GumN family protein; amino-acid sequence: MFRSITSVLTLVGLSFSLPACAEPAPVVTKDADPALWVLRDKDTTIYLFGTIHVLKPGMTWFDEAVKKAFDRSGTLVLEMVEPDQETQTRVVMEKAFTPPGPGLGERLPADKRAVFDKAITDNGYQAAQFERMRPWFAAISLSIGPVRKLGYDPANGPEGILTAAAKRQKKQVMGLETFEGQMSVFDGLSNAGEMKLLESTIDELPKAAETMEKMVANWAAGDPDALAAEMNTSLKDSPEVARALLTNRNSQWAAWIAERMRTPGRVFIAVGAGHLAGPGSVQEQLKRYKLQAVRVRY
- a CDS encoding 50S ribosomal protein L25/general stress protein Ctc, which encodes MSDQLTLAAETRDRVGKGASRSLRREGRVPAVIYGQNKEPTAIHIEEKALMKALNTGHFMTTVCMINGQRTLPKDVAFHVVTDRPVHVDFLRISAHTTVTVAVPVVFVDEEEAPGIKTGNGVLNVVRHEVELVCDASNIPSEITISLAGREIGDSIHISDVTLPKGVEPAVDDRDFTIATIVPPTVPTAEDEALDAEVAEAQAAEHEEAVAEAEGETAEGGDDAAEGDEEAKPE
- the pth gene encoding aminoacyl-tRNA hydrolase, with translation MQLWVGLGNPGAQYAMHRHNVGFMAVDAIAAVHGFGAVQKKFQGWLQEGRIGGGKVLLLKPATFMNDSGRSVGEALRFYKLDMDALTVFHDELDLAPMKVKVKQGGGTAGHNGLRSIDQHLGPDFRRVRIGIGHPGHKDRVTGHVLGNYAKSEIDALSDLLGAVAAEAEWLAKGDDVRFMNDVALRLQDA
- a CDS encoding TIGR02466 family protein, with product MAVRALFPTLFYEAALDDDALLDELDASVRALAADDRAGRAWSKAHGYVGYTSYASLNDLPTRDPAFADLKRLLDRHVAAFAKECAFDLGGKRLKLDSLWVNLMRKGATHSGHIHPHSVVSGTLYVAVPPGSGALKLEDPRLPMMMAAPLRPDTFVYAEPQRGSVFLWESWLRHEVTPSAAKDDRISISFNYR
- the ychF gene encoding redox-regulated ATPase YchF, which codes for MGFRCGIVGLPNVGKSTLFNALTETAAAQAANYPFCTIEPNVGNVAVPDPRLDKLAAIAHSAKIIETQLGFVDIAGLVRGASKGEGLGNQFLGNIREVDAIVHVLRCFDGGDVTHVEGKVDPIADAETVETELMLSDLESLEKRVPNLIKKGQQGDKEAKIGASVLGQALELLREGKPARLTQPKDIEEARVFAQAQLITAKPVLYVCNVDEGDAANGNAHSARVFEKAKAEGAEAVVVSAAIEAEIATMPVEDRGEFLAELGLEETGLARVITAGYKLLHLLTFFTVGPKEARAWTVEVGAKAPQAAGAIHSDFERGFIRAETIAFDDYVALGGESGARDAGKLRQEGKEYVVHDGDVLLFRFNV
- a CDS encoding glutathione S-transferase family protein is translated as MILYGNSLSPFVRKVLAYGAEKGLSFDLVAAGMGQGGPDFVECSPFGKMPGFRDPGADGGRDFTISDSTAIIAYLEAKHPEPVMIPADPVARARVIWFEEFADTIVTKMGGAVFFNRIVAPKFLKQPGDEAAAVNAIDNELPPIMDYLERIVPDDGFLVGDAITLADIAVASPFVNIAHVGVTPDAARWPRAMAYIDAIHARSSFAPVIAGEREFLARLG